A section of the Paramisgurnus dabryanus chromosome 4, PD_genome_1.1, whole genome shotgun sequence genome encodes:
- the LOC135785882 gene encoding uncharacterized protein isoform X2, translated as MSLVVLLIFFGLLGQTCENLNNVSCSASSTVTPHNVSASNTTVMEKAQTINSVLRQWPAANRTETKVIRRGPYVFARQYWYPSLEIALKRPQPTSPAFTMAITPTLSNTAQPSNIIPTNTTKKKTTSRQISPTTEPTTSTVPPTIITPISTDLQQQTTESGQLTIATNSGLSTNTSSQQTGITSKHTMTPPLTSTPQATTLTEQINNTTKLTTTTNIQQPKITESVGTATSVQETTIPGDTTDEKTWSAVSSTNLPTTTGKIKFTPASPDTAFAQTSSVESGTTKLATTAIPETGTTVEGPVRPTSLVSTATGTTKRPTTALPKTDKTVKTTMQEVTTETVTQSGSTAEEITRTSENPKMNTTHETPNKITESVSEMVPSPATISTGVAESNGSAATTRSTGVSSAFPATASGTDSSASIAHTTLEEQSTFASITANESGTRTAATVINEPETHPTKTTRAEHESATQVKPVTVAHTLEGQTSGIRITQEPATQIDNDSTPPKTSASELSHVTMEPSPGKTESGTQVSVNPPTEAYTSEGFTTVIKVTQETVTQADNDTASTAHITNTEESTNVTTTASVPGTHPSVNTITEMDTDVTQTTPAEGSSSVINSATEETSTTTTGLAKMSTLSKTSISAPDLSHVTMEPLPHKTDSQTQVSVNPPTEAHASEGPTTVFTVTQEPATQVDTTFKELNTEGLTNAPTIATDSETSTSASVKNESKTTPVEDSSPAINSATEETTTWLATASTLPKSSTSAPDLSHVTMEPSPDITDSTTQVSVNSPTEAHASEGPTPVFTVTQEPATQVDTTFKEFNTEGLTNAPTIATDSGTSTSASVKNESKTTPVEDSSPAINSATEETTTWLATASTLPKSSTSAPDLSHVTMEPSPDITDSTTQVSVNSPTEAHASEGPTPVFTVTQEPATQVDNDTASTAHITFTKSNTEESTNATTTASVPGTHTSVKAINETDTDVTQTTPAEGSSTVIKSATEDTSTTTTGLAKVSTLSKTSTSVPELPHVTMEPSSAKTESATQVSMKPVTEAHASEGPTTVIKETQEPATQADNDTASTAHITFTESNTEESTNVPTTPNESGTSTSASVVNESETSASKTTPVEGSSAINSSTEGMRTTTPGLAKMSTLPKNSIFVPELPHVTMEPSSPKTESATQASMKPVTEAHASEGPTTVIKETQEPATEADNDTASTAHITFTESNTEESTNVPTTPNESGTSTSASVVNESETSASKTTPVEGSSAINSSTEGMRTTTPGLAKMSTLPQNSISVPELPHVTMEPSSPKTESATQASMKPVTEAHASEGPTTVIKETQEPATEADNDTASTAHITFTESNTEESTNVPTTPNESGTSTSASVVNESETIASKTTPVEGSSAINSSTEGMRTTTPGLAKMSTLPKNSISVPELPHVTVEPSSPKTESATQASMKPVTEAHASEGPTTVIKETQEPATEADNDTASTAHITFTESNTEESTNVPTTPNESGTSTSASVVNESETSASKATPVEGSSAINSSTEGMRTTTAGQAKMSTLPKNSISVPELPHVTMEPSSPKTESATQVSTLSKTSTSVPELPHVTMEPSSPKTESATQASMKPVTEAHASEGPTTIIKETQEPATQADNDTASTAHITFTESNTEESTNVPTTPNESGTSTSASVLNESETSASKTTPVEGSSAINSSTEGMRTTTPGLAKVSTLSKNSMSVPELPHVTMEPSSPKTESATQVSMKPVTQEPATQDTNNSLSTAHESNTNKSTNATTAASAPGTNTSANGINETKPNATKATPVEGSSVKNSSTEGTRTTTTGLAKVSTLPKNSTTEPELPHVTMKPSPAKSESPIQVAPTASKPNASATTVILDLYTAPPFLNEGGIGLTFSLNDTFEPTYKTRTTPTFLILANKVVNMINKLYKEKFKEFKRSRVNSFSKGSIVVDMTLVFENTSVVPSILQVEDVLYNAVEIDNPMKVIIGTIKAEPLATTTAITTPSHANIVQNTTMNLTAITGHTNTASTWMIHYSIVAITATIIVFVTQA; from the exons GAGGGGGCCATATGTTTTTGCAAGACAGTACTGGTATCCCAGTTTAGAAATAG CTCTTAAAAGACCACAACCCACATCACCTGCATTTACAATGGCCATAACACCAACATTATCAAATACAGCACAGCCATCAAACATCATACCAACAAACACAACCAAAAAGAAAACTACCTCGAGACAAATATCACCAACTACAGAGCCAACAACATCAACAGTGCCACCAACAATCATCACTCCAATATCAACAGACTTACAACAACAAACTACTGAATCAGGACAACTAACAATTGCAACAAATTCCGGACTTTCAACAAACACCTCAAGTCAACAAACAGGCATCACATCAAAGCACACAATGACACCTCCATTAACCAGTACCCCACAAGCAACTACATTAACGGagcaaataaacaacacaacaaAGCTGACAACAACTACCAATATACAACAACCGAAGATTACAGAATCAGTGGGTACAGCTACTAGTGTACAAGAAACAACTATACCGGGTGACACAACTGATGAAAAAACATGGAGTGCAGTTTCATCTACAAATCTGCCAACTACAACTGGAAAAATAAAATTCACACCAGCATCACCGGACACAGCATTTGCTCAGACTTCTTCAGTGGAATCAGGAACCACAAAATTGGCAACAACCGCAATACCCGAAACAG GTACAACAGTTGAAGGACCAGTCAGACCAACATCCCTGGTCTCCACAGCAACTGGAACAACAAAAAGGCCGACAACTGCATTGCCCAAAACAG ACAAAACcgttaaaacaacaatgcaagaGGTTACAACAGAAACAGTGACGCAATCTGGCTCAACTGCAGAGGAAATCACAAGAACTTCTGAAAATCCCAAAATGAACACAACACATGAAACTCCCAACAAAATAACAGAGTCTGTATCTGAAATGGTACCATCACCAGCAACCATATCAACTGGAGTAGCAGAATCAAATGGTAGTGCAGCTACAACAAGATCAACAGGAGTGTCATCAGCATTCCCAGCAACTGCATCAGGGACAGACAGTTCTGCTTCAATAGCGCATACTACACTGGAAGAACAATCAACATTTGCATCAATTACAGCTAATGAATCAGGGACAAGAACCGCAGCAACTGTTATAAATGAACCAGAAACACATCCGACCAAGACCACACGAGCTGAGCATGAATCTGCTACACAGGTGAAGCCAGTTACTGTGGCTCATACCTTAGAGGGACAGACCTCTGGCATTAGAATAACACAAGAGCCTGCAACACAAATTGATAATGATTCTACTCCTCCTAAAACCTCAGCATCAGAATTATCTCATGTTACAATGGAGCCTTCACCAGGCAAAACTGAATCTGGAACACAAGTTTCCGTTAACCCACCAACAGAAGCTTATACCTCAGAAGGATTTACAACTGTCATCAAAGTAACTCAAGAGACTGTTACACAAGCTGATAATGATACTGCATCAACAGCACATATTACTAACACTGAAGAATCAACAAATGTGACTACTACAGCAAGTGTACCGGGTACCCACCCATCAGTAAATACTATAACTGAAATGGATACCGATGTAACCCAGACTACACCAGCTGAGGGTTCATCCTCTGTAATAAATTCTGCAACAGAAGAAACAAGCACAACAACAACAGGCCTAGCAAAGATGTCTACTCTTTCCAAAACTTCAATCTCTGCACCAGATTTATCTCATGTTACAATGGAGCCTTTACCACACAAAACTGATTCTCAAACACAAGTTTCTGTTAACCCACCAACAGAAGCTCATGCCTCAGAAGGACCTACAACTGTCTTCACAGTAACACAAGAGCCTGCAACACAAGTTGATACTACATTTAAGGAATTAAACACAGAGGGACTAACAAATGCACCTACTATAGCAACTGATTCAGAAACAAGCACATCAGCAAGTGTTAAAAATGAATCCAAGACTACACCAGTTGAGGATTCATCCCCTGCAATAAATTCTGCAACAGAAGAAACAACAACTTGGCTAGCAACGGCGTCTACTCTTCCTAAAAGCTCAACCTCGGCACCAGATTTATCTCATGTTACAATGGAGCCTTCACCAGACATAACTGATTCTACAACACAAGTTTCTGTTAACTCACCAACGGAAGCTCATGCCTCAGAAGGACCTACACCTGTCTTCACAGTAACACAAGAGCCTGCAACACAAGTTGATACTACATTTAAGGAATTTAACACAGAGGGACTAACAAATGCACCTACTATAGCAACTGATTCAGGAACAAGCACATCAGCAAGTGTTAAAAATGAATCCAAGACTACACCAGTTGAGGATTCATCCCCTGCAATAAATTCTGCAACAGAAGAAACAACAACTTGGCTAGCAACGGCGTCTACTCTTCCTAAAAGCTCAACCTCGGCACCAGATTTATCTCATGTTACAATGGAGCCTTCACCAGACATAACTGATTCTACAACACAAGTTTCTGTTAACTCACCAACGGAAGCTCATGCCTCAGAAGGACCTACACCTGTTTTCACAGTAACACAAGAGCCTGCAACACAAGTTGATAATGATACTGCATCAACAGCACATATTACGTTTACCAAATCAAACACAGAAGAATCAACAAATGCAACTACTACAGCAAGTGTACCAGGTACCCACACATCAGTAAAGGCTATAAATGAAACGGATACAGATGTTACCCAGACTACACCAGCTGAGGGTTCATCTACTGTAATAAAATCTGCAACAGAAGATACAAGCACAACAACAACAGGCCTAGCAAAGGTGTCAACTCTTTCCAAAACTTCAACCTCTGTACCAGAATTACCTCATGTTACAATGGAGCCTTCATCAGCCAAAACTGAATCTGCAACACAAGTGTCAATGAAGCCAGTAACAGAAGCTCATGCCTCAGAAGGACCTACAACTGTCATCAAAGAAACACAAGAGCCTGCAACACAAGCTGATAACGATACTGCATCAACAGCACATATTACGTTTACTGAATCAAACACAGAAGAATCAACAAATGTGCCTACTACACCAAATGAATCAGGAACAAGCACATCAGCAAGTGTTGTAAATGAATCAGAAACAAGTGCATCCAAGACTACCCCAGTTGAGGGTTCATCTGCAATAAATTCTTCCACAGAAGGTATGAGGACAACAACACCAGGCCTAGCAAAGATGTCCACTCTTCCCAAAAACTCAATCTTTGTACCAGAATTACCTCATGTTACAATGGAGCCTTCATCACCCAAAACTGAATCTGCAACACAAGCATCAATGAAGCCAGTAACAGAAGCTCATGCCTCAGAAGGACCTACAACTGTCATCAAAGAAACACAAGAGCCTGCAACAGAAGCTGATAACGATACTGCATCAACAGCACATATTACGTTTACTGAATCAAACACAGAAGAATCAACAAATGTGCCTACTACACCAAATGAATCAGGAACAAGCACATCAGCAAGTGTTGTAAATGAATCAGAAACAAGTGCATCCAAGACTACCCCAGTTGAGGGTTCATCTGCAATAAATTCTTCCACAGAAGGTATGAGGACAACAACACCAGGCCTAGCAAAGATGTCCACTCTTCCCCAAAACTCAATCTCTGTACCAGAATTACCTCATGTTACAATGGAGCCTTCATCACCCAAAACTGAATCTGCAACACAAGCATCAATGAAGCCAGTAACAGAAGCTCATGCCTCAGAAGGACCTACAACTGTCATCAAAGAAACACAAGAGCCTGCAACAGAAGCTGATAACGATACTGCATCAACAGCACATATTACGTTTACTGAATCAAACACAGAAGAATCAACAAATGTGCCTACTACACCAAATGAATCAGGAACAAGCACATCAGCAAGTGTTGTAAATGAATCAGAAACAATTGCATCCAAGACTACCCCAGTTGAGGGTTCATCTGCAATAAATTCTTCCACAGAAGGTATGAGGACAACAACACCAGGCCTAGCAAAGATGTCCACTCTTCCCAAAAACTCAATCTCTGTACCAGAATTACCTCATGTTACAGTGGAGCCTTCATCACCCAAAACTGAATCTGCAACACAAGCATCAATGAAGCCAGTAACAGAAGCTCATGCCTCAGAAGGACCTACAACTGTCATCAAAGAAACACAAGAGCCTGCAACAGAAGCTGATAACGATACTGCATCAACAGCACATATTACGTTTACTGAATCAAACACAGAAGAATCAACAAATGTGCCTACTACACCAAATGAATCAGGAACAAGCACATCAGCAAGTGTTGTAAATGAATCAGAAACAAGTGCATCCAAAGCTACCCCAGTTGAGGGTTCATCTGCAATAAATTCTTCCACAGAAGGTATGAGGACAACAACAGCAGGCCAAGCAAAGATGTCCACTCTTCCCAAAAACTCAATCTCTGTACCAGAATTACCCCATGTTACAATGGAGCCTTCATCACCCAAAACTGAATCTGCAACACAA GTGTCAACTCTTTCCAAAACTTCAACCTCTGTCCCAGAATTACCTCATGTTACAATGGAGCCTTCATCACCCAAAACTGAATCTGCAACACAAGCGTCAATGAAGCCAGTAACAGAAGCTCATGCCTCAGAAGGACCTACAACTATCATCAAAGAAACACAAGAGCCTGCAACACAAGCTGATAACGATACTGCATCAACAGCACATATTACGTTTACTGAATCAAACACAGAAGAATCAACAAATGTGCCTACTACACCAAATGAATCAGGAACAAGTACATCAGCAAGTGTTTTAAATGAATCAGAAACAAGTGCATCCAAGACTACCCCAGTTGAGGGTTCATCTGCAATAAATTCTTCCACAGAAGGTATGAGGACAACAACACCAGGCCTAGCAAAGGTGTCAACTCTTTCCAAAAACTCAATGTCTGTACCAGAATTACCTCATGTTACAATGGAGCCTTCATCACCCAAAACTGAATCTGCAACACAAGTGTCAATGAAGCCAGTAACACAAGAGCCTGCAACACAAGATACTAATAATTCTTTATCAACAGCACATGAATCGAACACAAACAAATCAACAAATGCAACTACTGCAGCAAGTGCACCGGGTACAAACACATCAGCAAATggtataaatgaaacaaaaccaAATGCAACCAAGGCTACACCAGTTGAAGGTTCATCTGTAAAAAATTCTTCAACAGAGGGTACGAGGACAACAACAACAGGCCTAGCAAAAGTGTCCACTCTTCCCAAAAACTCAACCACGGAACCAGAATTACCTCACGTTACAATGAAACCTTCACCAGCCAAAAGTGAATCTCCAATACAAGTTGCGCCAACTGCATCAAAACCAAATGCATCAGCTACAACTGTAATACTGGATTTGTATACTGCTCCTCCTTTTCTTAATGAGGGAGGCATAGGCTTAACATTCAGTCTAAATGACACTTTTGAGCCAACATATAAGACCAGAACAACCCCTACCTTCCTTATTCTGGCCAATAAAGTGGTTAACATG ATAAACAAACTTTACAAGGAAAAGTTTAAAGAATTCAAACGGTCAAGAGTCAACAGTTTCTC GAAGGGATCAATTGTAGTTGATATGACTCTGGTCTTTGAGAACACTTCTGTAGTCCCAAGCATCCTTCAAGTAGAAGATGTTCTATACAATGCTGTTGAGATTGACAATCCCATGAAAGTCATAATTGGAACAATTAAAGCAG AGCCTTTAGCTACTACAACTGCAATTACCACACCTAGTCATGCAAATATTGTACAAAATACTACTATGAACTTGACAGCAATCACAG GGCACACAAACACGGCATCTACATGGATGATTCACTATTCAATAGTGGCTATAACTGCCACCATCATTGTTTTTGTAACTCAAGCTTAA